A section of the Bacillus pumilus genome encodes:
- a CDS encoding membrane protein insertase YidC, with protein sequence MKRLLTICTTLCLMMIASPAFAASGQTNASSDGFFHHYFVQPFSELIIWLANFFHDDYGLSIMFVTLIVRLLIFPLFANQFKKQRVMQEKMALVKPQIDDIQSKLKKTKEPEKQKELQMEMMKVYKENNVNPLAMGCLPMLIQIPIVLGFYSAIRSTPEIATHSFLWFNLGQTDLLVAIFAGAMYFLQFYVTQRFAKQSGTQTEAALKQAKVMGMIFPIMMLFISINAPAALPLYWMTSGLLLTVQTIILNVMYQKSKSKAETNDQASPAAE encoded by the coding sequence TTGAAACGTTTATTAACGATTTGTACGACTTTATGTTTAATGATGATTGCCTCACCTGCTTTTGCAGCAAGTGGGCAAACGAATGCGAGCTCTGATGGGTTTTTCCATCATTATTTTGTCCAGCCTTTTTCGGAGCTGATTATTTGGCTTGCGAACTTCTTCCATGATGATTATGGTTTATCGATTATGTTCGTGACTTTGATCGTCCGTCTGCTGATTTTCCCTCTTTTTGCGAACCAATTTAAAAAGCAAAGAGTGATGCAGGAGAAGATGGCACTGGTGAAACCTCAAATTGACGACATTCAAAGCAAATTGAAGAAAACGAAAGAACCTGAAAAACAAAAAGAACTACAAATGGAAATGATGAAAGTATACAAAGAGAACAATGTGAACCCACTAGCAATGGGCTGTCTGCCTATGCTAATTCAAATTCCAATTGTTCTTGGCTTTTACTCAGCGATCCGCTCTACACCTGAGATTGCAACACATTCGTTCCTATGGTTTAACTTAGGACAAACCGATCTATTGGTCGCGATCTTCGCAGGCGCTATGTATTTCTTGCAATTTTATGTTACGCAAAGATTTGCGAAGCAATCAGGCACCCAGACAGAGGCTGCGCTAAAACAAGCAAAAGTAATGGGTATGATTTTCCCAATCATGATGCTGTTTATTTCAATCAATGCACCCGCTGCCCTTCCTTTATACTGGATGACAAGTGGATTATTACTCACAGTCCAAACGATTATTTTGAATGTCATGTACCAAAAATCAAAATCAAAAGCTGAGACAAACGACCAAGCGAGCCCAGCTGCTGAATAA
- a CDS encoding DNA polymerase IV: protein MPMSNIIFHIDMNAFYANVEMAYDPSLRGKPLAISGNAKERKGIVVTCSYEARALGVKPPMPLWEAKRLCPGLIVRTPNFDRYRSSSQEMFTILREYSDLVEPVSIDEGYIDLTHTPYAEHAVKTAHDIQTRLVEELMLPSSIGIAPNKFLAKMASNWKKPMGITILRKRDVPQMLWPLPAGDMHGVGQKTADKLKTIGIHTIEDLAKANEYTLKELLGINGPRLKQKANGEHDGIVDPERIYEFKSVGNSSTLPHDSDDPDELVALIDKLSQSVSARLRRKEVMANRLLIMIRYASWKNITRSVTLTNPTDRKEDLYEAARQLFLKHWNDQPVRLLGVTGTDLVERKAAVKQLDLFSYTEDAKEEPLQTILEGLKEKYGKSLVQRGMTIKEKESKTSGTSFNKDFFQDERGND, encoded by the coding sequence ATGCCAATGTCAAATATTATTTTTCATATAGACATGAATGCGTTTTATGCCAATGTAGAAATGGCGTATGATCCTTCTTTGAGAGGGAAACCTTTAGCCATTAGCGGAAATGCGAAAGAGCGTAAAGGGATTGTGGTGACGTGCAGCTATGAGGCAAGAGCGCTAGGTGTAAAGCCTCCGATGCCTTTATGGGAAGCGAAGCGGCTTTGTCCGGGGCTGATTGTCCGTACACCAAATTTTGACCGGTACCGAAGCTCCTCACAAGAGATGTTTACGATACTAAGAGAATACAGCGATTTAGTCGAACCCGTATCTATAGACGAGGGCTATATTGACTTAACGCATACGCCATATGCCGAGCACGCGGTGAAAACGGCTCATGATATTCAAACGAGGCTTGTAGAGGAGCTTATGCTTCCTTCAAGTATTGGCATTGCACCGAATAAATTTTTAGCGAAAATGGCGTCTAATTGGAAAAAACCAATGGGCATCACGATTTTGCGTAAACGAGATGTCCCCCAAATGCTATGGCCGCTGCCAGCGGGTGACATGCACGGAGTGGGACAAAAAACGGCAGATAAATTGAAAACGATTGGCATTCATACCATTGAAGACTTAGCGAAAGCAAATGAGTATACACTAAAGGAATTACTGGGCATCAATGGACCGAGATTAAAGCAAAAGGCCAATGGTGAACATGACGGCATTGTGGACCCAGAAAGAATATACGAATTTAAATCTGTCGGGAATTCGTCAACTCTCCCTCATGATTCTGACGATCCAGATGAACTTGTCGCGTTAATTGATAAGCTGTCACAATCTGTGAGTGCAAGGTTAAGGAGAAAAGAAGTCATGGCAAATCGGCTCCTTATTATGATTCGGTACGCAAGCTGGAAAAATATCACGCGAAGTGTCACCCTCACGAATCCGACGGATCGGAAGGAAGACTTATATGAGGCAGCAAGGCAGTTATTCCTTAAACATTGGAATGACCAGCCTGTGAGGCTCTTAGGTGTGACGGGCACAGATCTTGTAGAACGAAAAGCAGCCGTTAAACAGCTTGATTTATTCTCCTATACAGAAGATGCAAAAGAAGAGCCTCTCCAAACCATTTTAGAAGGATTGAAAGAAAAGTATGGGAAATCACTCGTCCAAAGAGGGATGACCATCAAGGAAAAAGAGAGCAAAACAAGTGGAACAAGTTTTAATAAAGATTTTTTTCAGGACGAAAGAGGAAATGACTAG
- the gndA gene encoding NADP-dependent phosphogluconate dehydrogenase has product MSKQQIGVVGLAVMGKNLALNIESRGFSVSVYNRSSSKTEEFLEESNGKNVVGTYSIEEFVQSLETPRKILLMVKAGAATDATIQSLLPHLEKGDILIDGGNTYYKDTQRRNQELAESGIHFIGTGVSGGEEGALKGPSIMPGGQKEAHELVKPILEAISAKVDGEPCTTYIGPDGAGHYVKMVHNGIEYGDMQLISESYFILKHVAGLSAEELHEVFSEWNKGELDSYLIEITADIFTKVDEETNQPLVDVILDKAGQKGTGKWTSQSSLDLGVPLPIITESVFARYISAMKDERVEASQLIEGPKPAQSAENKQELIEAVRKALFMSKICSYAQGFAQMKAASDEYNWDLKYGEIAMIFRGGCIIRAAFLQQIKEAYDRNPELKNLLLDPYFKDIAQSYQSSLRKVISLAVEQGVPVPSFSSALAYFDSYRTAVLPANLIQAQRDYFGAHTYERTDKEGIFHTEWMK; this is encoded by the coding sequence ATGTCAAAACAACAAATCGGTGTGGTTGGACTAGCCGTTATGGGTAAAAACCTTGCCCTTAATATTGAAAGCCGCGGGTTCTCCGTGTCCGTTTATAACAGATCTAGCAGCAAAACAGAAGAGTTTCTCGAAGAATCAAATGGGAAAAATGTTGTAGGCACATATAGCATCGAAGAATTTGTTCAGTCGCTTGAAACACCGCGTAAAATTCTTTTAATGGTAAAAGCTGGTGCAGCAACGGATGCAACCATTCAATCATTACTTCCTCACCTAGAGAAAGGTGACATCTTAATTGATGGTGGAAATACATATTACAAGGATACGCAAAGACGTAATCAAGAGCTTGCGGAAAGTGGTATTCACTTCATTGGTACAGGTGTTTCCGGCGGTGAAGAAGGTGCACTAAAAGGTCCATCGATCATGCCAGGCGGTCAAAAAGAAGCGCATGAGCTAGTGAAACCAATTCTAGAAGCGATTTCTGCGAAAGTAGATGGCGAGCCATGTACAACGTATATCGGCCCAGATGGAGCAGGACATTATGTCAAAATGGTCCATAACGGCATCGAGTACGGAGACATGCAATTGATTTCTGAATCATACTTTATCTTGAAGCATGTGGCAGGATTGTCAGCAGAGGAGCTTCATGAAGTATTCTCAGAATGGAATAAAGGCGAGCTTGACAGCTATTTAATTGAAATTACAGCTGATATTTTCACAAAAGTGGATGAAGAAACAAATCAGCCGCTTGTGGATGTGATCTTAGATAAAGCTGGACAAAAAGGAACTGGAAAATGGACGAGCCAAAGTTCTCTTGATCTAGGTGTTCCGCTTCCAATCATTACTGAGTCTGTTTTCGCGCGCTACATTTCAGCAATGAAAGATGAGCGTGTTGAAGCAAGTCAATTAATCGAAGGTCCTAAGCCAGCGCAATCAGCAGAGAATAAACAAGAGCTGATCGAAGCGGTTAGAAAAGCCCTATTCATGAGTAAAATCTGTTCATATGCACAAGGTTTTGCGCAAATGAAAGCAGCATCTGATGAGTATAACTGGGATTTAAAATACGGTGAAATTGCAATGATCTTCCGTGGTGGATGTATCATTCGTGCAGCCTTCTTGCAACAAATTAAAGAAGCATATGACCGTAACCCAGAACTGAAAAACTTATTGCTTGATCCTTACTTTAAGGATATTGCTCAAAGCTATCAATCATCTCTTCGTAAAGTCATTTCACTTGCAGTGGAGCAAGGAGTTCCTGTTCCTTCATTCTCAAGTGCACTTGCTTACTTTGATAGCTATCGCACAGCTGTCCTGCCAGCGAACTTAATTCAAGCACAGCGTGACTATTTCGGTGCACATACGTATGAACGCACAGATAAAGAAGGCATCTTCCATACAGAATGGATGAAATAA
- the mce gene encoding methylmalonyl-CoA epimerase, translating into MNQIDHIAIAVFSIKNTSCILQQLFNWHFSDVQEIPEQEIKASFASLDHVHIELIEPMSVSSKLHTFLTKRGEGLHHIALKSGDIQADLNHLDHLGVELLQQSAQIGACGKQIAFISPKETSGVLFELCEHLKGEEHGNE; encoded by the coding sequence ATGAATCAAATCGACCATATTGCCATTGCGGTCTTTTCTATAAAAAACACATCTTGCATTCTCCAACAGCTGTTTAACTGGCATTTTTCAGACGTACAAGAGATTCCCGAGCAGGAGATTAAAGCGTCCTTCGCGTCACTTGATCATGTGCACATTGAATTAATTGAACCGATGTCCGTTAGCAGCAAACTACATACTTTTTTAACAAAAAGAGGAGAGGGCCTCCATCATATTGCGTTAAAGTCAGGTGACATACAGGCGGACCTAAATCATCTTGATCATCTTGGCGTGGAGCTTCTTCAACAATCAGCACAGATAGGCGCATGCGGGAAGCAAATTGCATTTATTTCACCAAAAGAAACGTCCGGTGTGTTATTCGAATTGTGCGAGCACTTAAAAGGAGAGGAACATGGCAATGAATGA
- a CDS encoding aromatic acid exporter family protein — protein MFKIGYRTLKTALGTAIAIYIAQLLGLQNYSAAGIITILCIQVTKKRSLLASGARFAACSLAILFSYLFFDLIGYHPFVIGLMLLIFIPTTVLLRIKEGIVTSSVIILHLYMSGGITLHLIWNELLLITIGVGVALIMNLYMPSVDKKLKRYSEQIEANFAKIFEEIEQYLITGKQDWTGKEIPETHQLIKEAKALAYRDVENHVLRHENLYYHYFNMRQKQFEIIERVLPKITSISITTEHGQIIAEYIRDLREHIHPGNTAHKFLRRLIDMKEEFDKLPLPQTREEFEARAALFHFLGEMEQYLVLKSYFKGMKE, from the coding sequence ATGTTTAAAATCGGCTACCGAACGCTGAAAACAGCATTAGGAACAGCGATCGCCATTTATATTGCGCAACTACTTGGTCTTCAAAATTATTCCGCTGCCGGGATTATTACGATCCTGTGTATTCAGGTGACAAAGAAACGGTCTCTTCTCGCATCAGGCGCCCGTTTTGCCGCATGCAGTCTTGCCATTTTATTTTCTTATTTATTTTTCGATCTGATTGGGTATCATCCTTTTGTGATTGGTCTGATGCTGCTTATCTTTATTCCGACAACCGTATTGCTCCGCATTAAAGAAGGGATTGTCACAAGTTCAGTCATCATCCTCCATTTATACATGTCCGGCGGGATTACCCTTCACCTTATCTGGAATGAGCTACTACTCATTACGATTGGTGTTGGTGTGGCGCTAATCATGAACCTGTATATGCCAAGTGTCGATAAAAAGCTCAAACGCTACAGCGAACAGATTGAAGCCAATTTCGCAAAAATCTTTGAGGAAATCGAACAATATTTAATCACCGGGAAACAAGACTGGACAGGCAAAGAAATACCAGAGACACATCAATTGATCAAAGAAGCGAAAGCTCTTGCATATCGTGATGTTGAGAACCATGTCTTAAGACATGAAAACCTGTATTATCATTATTTCAATATGAGGCAAAAGCAATTCGAAATCATCGAGCGTGTACTTCCGAAGATTACGTCCATTTCCATTACAACAGAACATGGACAAATCATTGCAGAATACATTAGAGACTTACGCGAACATATTCACCCAGGGAACACGGCTCATAAGTTCTTAAGACGCCTCATTGATATGAAAGAAGAGTTTGATAAGCTACCGCTGCCGCAAACAAGAGAAGAGTTTGAGGCAAGAGCTGCACTGTTTCATTTCCTCGGAGAAATGGAACAATATTTAGTGCTGAAAAGCTATTTTAAAGGGATGAAAGAATAG
- a CDS encoding chemotaxis protein CheW — protein MSTQKIIIFQVGQEDFGISVEHIRSIEKVPYLQEVSNLPKEIKGLMSLRGEVIPVSDTGVMLHGKPLDVNEQSKVLLFELNEQMVGCLVSGAKDIIDIELSEIKPFHMNTKASEYFFGVVERENKMILQVDPNKFLGRIEDLDQLPARLKEELA, from the coding sequence GTGAGTACGCAAAAGATCATTATTTTCCAAGTGGGGCAAGAGGATTTTGGCATCAGTGTAGAACATATTCGTTCGATTGAGAAGGTCCCTTATTTACAAGAAGTATCGAACCTTCCAAAAGAAATAAAAGGACTCATGTCTTTAAGAGGAGAGGTCATACCTGTCAGTGACACAGGCGTGATGCTTCACGGAAAGCCTCTTGATGTGAACGAACAGTCCAAAGTGTTGCTATTTGAATTAAATGAACAAATGGTAGGCTGTCTTGTCTCAGGTGCAAAAGATATTATTGATATCGAGCTAAGTGAGATCAAGCCATTTCATATGAACACAAAAGCCTCTGAATATTTCTTCGGCGTTGTAGAGAGAGAAAACAAGATGATTTTACAAGTGGACCCGAATAAGTTCCTTGGGAGAATTGAGGATCTCGATCAATTGCCAGCGAGATTAAAAGAAGAATTGGCATAA
- a CDS encoding acyl-CoA carboxylase subunit beta translates to MAMNESFNDLAKWREKAFMGGGEKRAAAHRNKGKLSVRERLHELLDGGSFMEIQAFATGCMSEHVGDGVVTGTGLIHGRPVCVYAQDATVHGGSLGEIHAKKIVSLMDLAAKNQIPIIGLKDSGGARIQEGVVSLEGYGQIFKRNVLYSGQIPQISVILGSCAGGAVYSPALTDFVFMTEQTAHMFLTGPKVIEKATGETVCPDRLGGASVQHQTSGNVHYTGKDEKDVLKAVRTLLTYIPTKQQTVTDAETSKRDADDPGNILPKNPSRTYDVKQVVTAIIDSDSFFETQPCFSKNIVTGFARLQGASIGVVANQPKVLAGSLDLDAADKAARFIRFCDAFHIPILTLVDVPGFLPGEKAEHAGIIRHGAKLLYAYAEATVPKITVILRKAFGGAYVAMNSKGLGADFVYAWPAAEIDVMGKTFADEIVHPASREVETEPSVLKAAQAGLIDDIFMPSETRERLIRSFDLLRRKEEDRPLKKHGNMPL, encoded by the coding sequence ATGGCAATGAATGAATCGTTCAATGACTTGGCGAAATGGCGTGAAAAAGCATTCATGGGCGGTGGCGAGAAACGTGCAGCTGCGCACCGGAACAAAGGTAAACTATCGGTTCGTGAGCGGCTGCATGAACTTCTTGACGGAGGCAGTTTCATGGAAATTCAAGCATTTGCAACAGGCTGCATGTCAGAACATGTCGGTGATGGTGTCGTCACTGGAACTGGACTCATTCATGGAAGGCCGGTATGTGTTTATGCACAAGATGCAACCGTGCATGGGGGTTCTTTAGGCGAAATACATGCCAAAAAAATTGTTTCTTTAATGGATCTAGCAGCTAAAAATCAGATACCGATCATCGGTCTGAAAGACTCAGGTGGTGCGAGAATTCAAGAGGGTGTGGTATCATTAGAAGGATACGGACAGATTTTTAAACGAAATGTGCTGTATTCTGGTCAAATCCCGCAAATATCCGTTATTTTAGGATCTTGTGCTGGAGGAGCAGTCTATTCTCCTGCCTTGACTGATTTTGTGTTCATGACAGAGCAGACAGCTCACATGTTTTTAACAGGTCCGAAAGTCATAGAAAAGGCAACAGGAGAAACAGTCTGTCCTGACCGTCTTGGCGGTGCAAGTGTTCAGCACCAGACAAGCGGGAATGTGCACTATACGGGGAAAGATGAGAAAGACGTGTTAAAAGCAGTTCGAACACTTTTAACGTACATACCAACGAAACAACAGACTGTCACGGATGCCGAAACGAGTAAGCGAGACGCAGATGATCCAGGCAACATCCTGCCGAAGAATCCATCACGCACCTATGATGTCAAACAAGTGGTGACAGCCATCATCGATTCAGACTCATTCTTTGAAACGCAGCCTTGTTTCTCAAAAAATATCGTTACAGGATTTGCCAGATTACAAGGGGCTTCAATTGGTGTAGTAGCCAATCAGCCTAAGGTGCTGGCAGGTAGCCTTGACCTTGATGCTGCTGATAAAGCGGCTAGGTTTATTCGATTTTGCGATGCGTTTCACATTCCGATCTTAACGCTTGTAGACGTCCCTGGTTTTTTACCAGGTGAGAAAGCCGAACATGCGGGAATTATCCGTCACGGTGCAAAGCTTTTATATGCGTACGCTGAAGCGACCGTTCCAAAAATCACCGTGATTTTAAGAAAGGCGTTTGGCGGTGCGTATGTCGCAATGAATAGTAAAGGTTTAGGCGCTGATTTTGTCTATGCATGGCCAGCGGCAGAAATTGATGTCATGGGGAAAACTTTTGCAGACGAAATCGTTCATCCTGCTTCGCGTGAGGTTGAGACGGAGCCAAGTGTATTAAAAGCGGCTCAGGCAGGGCTGATAGACGATATTTTCATGCCGTCTGAAACGAGAGAGCGATTAATTCGCTCATTTGATTTGCTTCGCAGGAAGGAAGAAGATAGACCGTTAAAAAAGCATGGCAACATGCCGCTATAA
- a CDS encoding L,D-transpeptidase, whose product MRLLFYTVLTMSLSPIWPLGQNPLPGDPYVIINKQTNELAYIDQGQIQKIYPASTGKTTDLTPEGEFTIMIKAKDPYYRKKNIEGGAKNNPLGRRWIGFDARGTDGRTYGIHGTSDETSIGKFITAGCVRLHNQDVELLFDQLPVGTKVWITTSTDSFEKLAKDKQAIR is encoded by the coding sequence ATGCGTCTTTTATTTTATACCGTATTGACTATGTCCCTTTCACCTATCTGGCCGCTCGGACAAAACCCGCTTCCAGGAGACCCATATGTCATTATTAATAAACAAACAAATGAACTTGCCTATATTGATCAAGGTCAAATCCAAAAAATATATCCAGCTTCAACAGGGAAAACGACAGATTTAACGCCAGAAGGGGAATTTACCATTATGATCAAAGCGAAAGATCCGTATTACAGAAAAAAGAATATCGAAGGCGGTGCGAAGAATAACCCTCTTGGCAGAAGATGGATTGGATTTGATGCACGAGGAACAGATGGCAGAACATACGGAATTCATGGGACGAGTGATGAAACATCGATAGGGAAATTTATTACGGCAGGCTGTGTGAGACTTCATAATCAAGATGTAGAGCTTCTATTTGACCAGCTTCCGGTTGGAACAAAAGTATGGATTACAACATCGACCGATTCATTTGAAAAGCTTGCCAAAGACAAACAGGCCATTCGTTGA
- a CDS encoding GRP family sugar transporter, with translation MGILYALLPAIFWGSIVLISVKLGGNAYQQTLGITLGAFIFSIAAFFIKMPELTPFIFAVSVISGIFWSIGQMNQLSSVAFLGVSKAVPLSTGMQLVSTTLFGVMVFKEWQTMTVILIGSCAILLIIAGVVLTSLGQKKNGGGNDGGNFKKGIVILLISTVGYVGYVVILRWFHIDGWSALVPQSVGMLLSSLAISLKQNPFSKYTFKNIIAGLVWSTGNLGLLLAIPLIGVAVSFSMSQTGIVISTLGGIYLLKEKASRTSFVIAGCLMIIAGGVLLGFTK, from the coding sequence GTGGGCATCTTATATGCACTTCTCCCAGCGATATTTTGGGGGAGTATTGTTCTCATCAGTGTCAAACTTGGCGGGAATGCATACCAACAAACCCTCGGTATAACGCTTGGCGCATTTATCTTTTCAATTGCAGCCTTCTTTATCAAAATGCCAGAGCTGACACCGTTTATTTTTGCGGTCTCTGTCATTTCAGGCATCTTTTGGAGCATTGGACAAATGAATCAGCTTTCAAGCGTTGCGTTTCTCGGAGTCTCGAAGGCGGTTCCTTTGTCAACGGGCATGCAGCTTGTGAGCACGACTTTATTTGGCGTCATGGTCTTCAAAGAATGGCAAACGATGACGGTCATACTCATTGGTTCTTGTGCCATTTTACTGATTATTGCAGGTGTTGTGCTGACATCGCTCGGTCAAAAAAAGAATGGCGGTGGGAACGATGGAGGCAATTTCAAGAAAGGGATCGTCATTCTGCTTATTTCAACGGTTGGCTACGTTGGATATGTCGTCATTTTAAGGTGGTTTCATATTGATGGCTGGTCTGCCCTTGTTCCGCAATCAGTCGGCATGCTGCTTTCTTCCTTGGCGATTAGTCTCAAGCAGAATCCGTTTAGTAAATATACGTTTAAAAATATCATTGCCGGCCTTGTTTGGTCGACAGGAAATCTCGGACTTCTTTTGGCTATCCCGCTCATTGGTGTCGCGGTCAGTTTTTCGATGTCACAGACAGGGATCGTTATCTCAACATTAGGCGGCATTTATTTATTAAAAGAGAAAGCATCCAGAACAAGCTTTGTCATTGCAGGCTGCTTGATGATCATTGCAGGCGGCGTGCTGCTAGGCTTTACAAAATAG
- a CDS encoding carbon-nitrogen hydrolase family protein yields MTSIYPKFRAAAVQAAPIYLNLEATVQKSCELIDEAASNGAKLVAFPEAFLPGYPWFAFIGHPEYTRKFYHELYKNAVEIPSLAIQKISEAAKRNETYVCISCSEKDGGSLYLAQLWFNPKGDLIGKHRKMRASVAERLIWGDGSGSMMPVFQTEIGNLGGLMCWEHQVPLDLMAMNAQNEQVHVASWPGYFDDEISSRYYAIATQTFVLMTSSIYTEEMKEMICLTQEQRDYFDTFKSGHTCIYGPDGEPISDMVPAETEGIAYADIDVERVIDYKYYIDPAGHYSNQSLSMNFNQQPTPVVKHLNDNKNEVLTYEAIQYQNGLLEEKV; encoded by the coding sequence ATGACAAGTATTTACCCGAAGTTTCGAGCAGCTGCGGTACAAGCAGCACCTATCTACTTAAATTTGGAGGCAACGGTTCAGAAATCATGTGAACTGATCGACGAGGCGGCTTCAAATGGTGCAAAACTTGTGGCATTCCCAGAAGCATTTTTACCTGGTTATCCTTGGTTTGCTTTTATTGGTCATCCAGAATATACAAGAAAGTTCTATCACGAATTATATAAAAATGCAGTCGAAATCCCTAGCTTAGCTATCCAAAAAATAAGCGAGGCAGCAAAAAGGAATGAAACGTACGTTTGTATATCATGCAGTGAAAAAGATGGCGGCTCTCTCTATTTAGCTCAACTTTGGTTTAATCCAAAGGGGGATTTAATAGGAAAGCATCGGAAAATGAGAGCTTCTGTAGCAGAAAGACTGATTTGGGGAGATGGAAGTGGCAGCATGATGCCAGTTTTTCAAACTGAAATTGGCAACCTTGGCGGATTGATGTGCTGGGAGCATCAAGTGCCACTAGATTTGATGGCGATGAATGCTCAAAATGAACAGGTGCATGTAGCATCTTGGCCTGGTTATTTTGATGATGAAATTTCAAGCAGATATTATGCCATCGCGACTCAAACTTTTGTGCTGATGACTTCTTCTATCTATACAGAAGAAATGAAAGAGATGATTTGTTTAACGCAGGAGCAAAGAGATTACTTTGACACATTTAAGAGTGGGCATACGTGCATTTACGGTCCAGATGGAGAACCGATCAGTGATATGGTTCCCGCTGAAACAGAGGGAATTGCTTATGCAGACATTGATGTGGAAAGAGTCATTGATTACAAGTATTATATTGATCCAGCTGGCCACTACTCCAATCAAAGCTTGAGTATGAATTTTAATCAGCAGCCTACTCCGGTTGTAAAACATTTGAATGACAATAAAAATGAAGTGTTAACATACGAGGCAATACAATATCAAAATGGGTTGCTTGAAGAAAAAGTGTAA
- the prli42 gene encoding stressosome-associated protein Prli42, with protein MSQKFMKFMVLLMISLLLISSLLAGAAAFL; from the coding sequence ATGTCTCAGAAATTCATGAAGTTCATGGTATTGCTCATGATTAGCCTGCTGCTCATTTCTTCACTTTTAGCAGGAGCAGCAGCCTTTTTATAA
- a CDS encoding M20/M25/M40 family metallo-hydrolase, translated as MINEKRLLDEFLELVQIDSETKHEEKIVEVLKEKFSQLGLKVVEDDSKAKTGHGAGNLICTLEGTQEADTIYFTSHMDTVVPGNGVKPVIEDGYVKTDGTTILGADDKTGLAAMFEAIRVLKEKNVPHGTIEFVITAGEESGLVGAKALDPKLMTAAYGYALDSDGKVGTIIVAAPTQAKVRATIYGKTAHAGVAPEKGVSAITIASKAIASMPLGRIDEETTANIGRFEGGTQTNIVCDQVDILAEARSLEPAKMEAQVAKMKESFEKTAKEMGGSADVHIDIMYPGFKFSHGDQVVEVAKKAAAKIGRPSELQTSGGGSDANVIAGNGVPTVNLAVGYEDIHTKNEKMPIEELVKTAEMVLAIIEETTNPS; from the coding sequence ATGATCAATGAAAAACGTTTACTAGACGAATTTTTAGAACTAGTTCAGATTGATTCGGAAACAAAACACGAAGAGAAAATTGTGGAAGTCTTAAAAGAAAAATTCTCGCAGCTTGGACTAAAAGTGGTGGAAGACGACTCAAAAGCAAAAACAGGCCACGGTGCAGGCAACCTGATCTGTACACTGGAAGGCACTCAAGAGGCTGATACCATCTATTTCACTTCTCATATGGACACAGTGGTTCCAGGTAATGGCGTAAAGCCAGTCATTGAAGACGGCTATGTGAAAACAGATGGAACAACCATTCTTGGTGCTGACGATAAAACAGGACTTGCCGCAATGTTTGAAGCAATCCGTGTACTGAAAGAGAAGAATGTACCACATGGAACGATTGAATTTGTCATCACAGCTGGTGAGGAATCAGGACTTGTCGGAGCAAAAGCGTTAGATCCGAAGTTGATGACAGCCGCATATGGCTATGCTCTTGATTCAGATGGCAAGGTGGGAACCATTATCGTTGCAGCGCCAACACAGGCGAAAGTACGCGCAACGATTTACGGGAAAACAGCTCACGCAGGTGTCGCGCCTGAAAAAGGTGTGTCTGCAATTACCATTGCATCAAAAGCCATTGCTAGTATGCCGCTTGGCCGAATTGATGAAGAAACAACGGCGAATATCGGTCGTTTTGAAGGCGGAACGCAAACGAATATTGTGTGTGATCAAGTCGATATCCTTGCTGAAGCACGCTCTTTAGAACCTGCAAAAATGGAAGCGCAAGTAGCGAAGATGAAAGAATCCTTTGAAAAAACCGCTAAAGAAATGGGCGGAAGTGCCGATGTACACATTGACATCATGTATCCAGGCTTCAAATTCTCTCACGGCGATCAAGTCGTAGAAGTGGCAAAAAAAGCGGCTGCGAAAATTGGCCGTCCATCAGAACTACAGACGAGTGGCGGAGGCAGTGATGCAAACGTCATTGCAGGAAACGGCGTCCCAACTGTCAACCTAGCTGTTGGATATGAAGATATTCATACGAAAAATGAGAAAATGCCGATTGAAGAATTAGTCAAAACAGCTGAAATGGTTCTCGCCATTATCGAAGAAACGACAAATCCATCGTAA